The following proteins come from a genomic window of Pyxidicoccus sp. MSG2:
- a CDS encoding TVP38/TMEM64 family protein: MAQSAKSWLRVLAPMLVSVGGLVMLRLLGPDFIDQKRIASVLEPFGDAAPLAYVAFLAIRPVTLLPGQLLTAVGGMMFGTLAATLYSLTGSFLSAMLLFGVARKLGTRPMKRLAGGKYPALVRAARRHDFLFALMACINPLCPTDVMLVAAAASGARLWPLLAGVMLGTIPGTFLTAQFGSGLAQGRTVMTAVSAVGLVVSLVLGVFIGRRFYKEINDAPEEDPDAPAHAASGAAQDDSPGTPVRPGHSKQDGVPATW, encoded by the coding sequence GTGGCGCAGTCGGCGAAGAGTTGGCTCCGGGTCCTGGCACCGATGCTCGTCTCGGTGGGAGGCCTGGTGATGCTCCGGCTCCTCGGGCCGGACTTCATCGACCAGAAGCGCATCGCCTCCGTCCTGGAGCCGTTTGGCGACGCAGCTCCCCTGGCCTACGTCGCCTTTCTCGCGATCCGCCCGGTGACGCTGCTGCCCGGTCAGCTCCTGACCGCGGTGGGCGGGATGATGTTCGGGACGCTCGCAGCGACCCTCTATTCACTAACGGGCAGCTTCCTGTCTGCCATGTTGCTCTTCGGGGTGGCGCGCAAGCTGGGCACCCGGCCGATGAAGCGCCTGGCTGGCGGCAAATATCCGGCGCTGGTGCGGGCCGCGAGGCGGCACGACTTCCTCTTCGCGCTGATGGCGTGCATCAACCCGCTGTGCCCCACGGACGTCATGCTGGTGGCGGCGGCGGCCAGCGGCGCGCGGCTGTGGCCCCTGCTCGCCGGCGTCATGCTGGGCACCATTCCCGGCACCTTCCTCACCGCGCAGTTCGGCAGTGGACTGGCGCAGGGCCGCACGGTGATGACGGCCGTCTCGGCGGTGGGGCTGGTGGTGTCGCTGGTGCTGGGAGTGTTCATCGGCAGGCGCTTCTACAAGGAAATCAACGACGCGCCGGAAGAGGACCCGGACGCGCCGGCCCACGCCGCGTCGGGTGCCGCCCAGGACGACAGTCCCGGGACACCGGTGCGCCCGGGGCATTCGAAGCAGGATGGCGTACCCGCCACCTGGTAG
- a CDS encoding LysR family transcriptional regulator, which yields MDLFAGILPFLHVAEERSFRKAAERLGVTTAAVSKAVRKLEEDVGARLLERTSRQVALTPEGAEFLERAREAVAQVRAARETVARAQQAPRGPLTVTLTHILAPVVLPRLARLQARYPQLTLHVRLDDRFSRMVDEHIDVAIRVGGLEDSSLVARRLLSTRWVTLVAPAHLARHGTPTHPEDLARHPCLKFVDPRGLAREWVFRRAPGGPPEVVRTHLAMDVNHGPALLDLAAAGAGLCQVLDFMLDERARDGRLVEVLAEHSAEGPPVHALCLPGRQSVPRVQALLHLLSEELRPGGRA from the coding sequence ATGGACCTGTTCGCGGGCATCCTCCCATTCCTCCACGTGGCCGAGGAGCGCAGCTTCCGGAAGGCGGCGGAGCGGCTCGGCGTCACCACGGCGGCGGTGAGCAAGGCGGTGCGGAAGCTGGAGGAGGACGTGGGTGCGAGGCTGCTGGAGCGCACGTCCCGGCAGGTGGCCCTCACGCCCGAGGGCGCGGAGTTCCTCGAGCGCGCCCGCGAGGCGGTGGCGCAGGTGCGGGCGGCGAGGGAGACGGTGGCCCGGGCGCAGCAGGCCCCCCGGGGGCCGCTCACGGTGACGCTGACGCACATCCTGGCGCCGGTGGTGCTGCCCCGGCTCGCGCGACTCCAGGCCCGCTACCCGCAGCTCACGCTCCACGTCCGCCTGGATGATCGCTTCAGCCGCATGGTGGACGAGCACATCGACGTGGCCATCCGCGTGGGCGGGTTGGAGGACTCCAGCCTCGTGGCGCGGCGGCTCTTGTCCACGCGCTGGGTGACGCTGGTCGCGCCCGCGCACCTCGCGCGTCATGGCACCCCGACGCATCCGGAGGACCTGGCGCGCCACCCGTGCCTGAAGTTCGTGGATCCGCGCGGCCTGGCGCGCGAGTGGGTCTTCCGCCGCGCACCCGGAGGCCCGCCGGAAGTCGTGCGGACGCACCTGGCCATGGACGTGAATCACGGCCCCGCGCTGCTGGACCTCGCCGCGGCCGGAGCCGGCCTGTGCCAGGTGCTGGACTTCATGCTCGATGAGCGCGCGCGGGACGGGCGGCTGGTGGAGGTGCTCGCGGAGCACTCCGCCGAGGGGCCTCCCGTCCATGCGTTGTGCCTCCCCGGGAGGCAGTCCGTGCCTCGCGTGCAGGCGCTCCTGCACCTGCTGTCGGAGGAGCTGCGACCCGGGGGCCGCGCGTAG
- a CDS encoding NADPH-dependent F420 reductase has protein sequence MKIAILGTGIVGETLGSKLVEVGHEVRMGSRTANHEKAVAWTKKAGARASQGTFADAAAFAELVFNCTSGTASLEALKLAGEKNLNGKVLVDVANPLDFSKGFPPTLSVCNTDSLGEQLQRAFPDVKVVKSLNTVTASVMVNPAKLPAPTDIFVAGNDAGAKKQVTQLLTEGFGWKRVVDLGDITASRATEGHMFMWLRLYGAFGNADFNVQIVRA, from the coding sequence ATGAAGATTGCCATCCTGGGCACGGGCATCGTCGGCGAGACGCTGGGCAGCAAGCTGGTGGAGGTGGGCCACGAGGTGCGCATGGGCTCGCGCACGGCGAACCACGAGAAGGCGGTGGCGTGGACGAAGAAGGCCGGGGCCCGCGCGTCGCAGGGCACCTTCGCGGACGCGGCGGCCTTCGCGGAGCTGGTCTTCAACTGCACCTCCGGCACGGCCTCGCTGGAAGCGCTGAAGCTGGCGGGCGAGAAGAACCTGAACGGCAAGGTGCTGGTGGACGTGGCCAACCCGCTCGACTTCTCCAAGGGCTTCCCGCCCACCCTCTCCGTCTGCAACACGGACTCGCTGGGCGAGCAGCTCCAGCGCGCCTTCCCGGACGTGAAGGTGGTCAAGAGCCTCAACACCGTCACCGCCAGCGTCATGGTGAATCCGGCGAAGCTGCCCGCGCCGACGGACATCTTCGTCGCCGGCAACGACGCGGGGGCGAAGAAGCAGGTGACGCAGCTTCTCACCGAGGGCTTCGGCTGGAAGCGCGTCGTGGACCTGGGGGACATCACCGCGTCTCGCGCCACCGAGGGCCACATGTTCATGTGGCTCCGGCTCTACGGGGCGTTCGGCAACGCGGACTTCAACGTGCAGATCGTCCGGGCCTGA
- a CDS encoding AraC family transcriptional regulator has product MSQPLCAYETPDSPHARPPGIERFFIHGRRFAADMHDHPVWEIGLLEAGVVTTETDSRLYTQGAGSHGALFFVPPGAPHAASADPRHLPMLRSLHLEPRVVTRALEGLSRIPLRLPSEVTALEDARAAHSFLRFHQRLGEGASALEWETWLVEALVDLFVLHDGEAVLYPVGLEARAVRRAREYLHAHANERVSLEDLSGAVGLSKYHLARVFARETGLPPHTYVQRLRLARALPLLRQGAPAGEVAYELGFADQAHFARTFKDSYGLTPRAYARGA; this is encoded by the coding sequence ATGTCCCAGCCCCTCTGCGCCTACGAGACGCCCGACAGTCCCCACGCCCGGCCCCCGGGCATCGAGCGCTTCTTCATCCACGGCCGCCGCTTCGCCGCGGACATGCACGACCACCCCGTCTGGGAGATTGGCCTCCTGGAGGCCGGCGTCGTCACCACGGAGACGGACTCACGCCTGTACACGCAGGGCGCGGGCTCACATGGCGCCCTCTTCTTCGTCCCTCCTGGAGCGCCGCACGCGGCCTCGGCGGATCCGCGCCACCTGCCCATGCTGCGCAGCCTGCACCTGGAGCCCCGCGTCGTCACCCGGGCGCTGGAGGGCCTCTCCCGCATTCCCCTGCGGTTGCCCTCCGAAGTCACGGCCCTGGAGGACGCCCGCGCCGCGCACAGCTTCCTGCGCTTCCACCAGCGCCTGGGCGAAGGCGCGTCCGCGCTCGAGTGGGAGACGTGGCTGGTGGAGGCGCTGGTGGACCTCTTCGTCCTGCATGACGGAGAGGCCGTGCTCTATCCCGTGGGCCTGGAGGCCCGGGCCGTGCGCCGCGCCCGCGAGTACCTGCACGCCCACGCCAACGAGCGCGTATCTCTGGAGGACCTGTCCGGCGCAGTGGGGCTGAGCAAGTACCACCTGGCTCGCGTCTTCGCGCGGGAGACGGGCCTGCCGCCGCATACGTACGTGCAGCGGCTGCGGCTCGCGCGCGCCCTGCCCCTCCTGCGTCAGGGAGCGCCCGCGGGAGAGGTTGCATACGAACTGGGCTTCGCCGACCAGGCCCACTTCGCGCGCACCTTCAAGGACTCGTACGGCCTGACGCCCCGGGCCTATGCACGAGGCGCCTGA
- a CDS encoding SMP-30/gluconolactonase/LRE family protein yields the protein MKASSVSILGSALCILACGGVLGCSEKEEPQPTPSRDGVTEIVLPGNDFYPEGIAASADNTLYVGSLMTGQIVRVRPGSSEAEEFVAPRSIVTGTVGLHVQEDKQYLWLCSNVFGTSNAPELIAVSLSTGQAVHRHVFPAQEGAGSGFCNEIAQDKAGNLYATDSFLGRIVRVPSGKLDTDNPAEVWARSDAFYGPQGQFGLNGLTYDGASTLYAVKTADGKLFRIPIGAGGAAGTVQEVVLDRPLAGPDGLKYSASAGLVVSEQYATAVSRIALSTDGRGTVTKLLEGLKDPTSVELAEGSAWVSESQLTHLTSANPPPLTLPFYVRRVSLPQQ from the coding sequence ATGAAGGCATCGAGTGTGAGCATCCTGGGCAGTGCGCTGTGCATCCTGGCGTGTGGCGGAGTCCTCGGGTGCTCGGAAAAGGAAGAGCCGCAGCCCACGCCGTCGCGCGACGGGGTGACGGAGATTGTGCTGCCGGGCAATGACTTCTACCCGGAGGGCATCGCCGCCAGCGCGGACAACACCCTCTACGTGGGCAGCCTGATGACGGGCCAGATTGTCCGCGTGCGCCCGGGCAGCAGCGAGGCGGAGGAGTTCGTCGCCCCGCGCTCCATCGTCACCGGCACCGTGGGCCTGCACGTGCAGGAGGACAAGCAGTACCTGTGGCTGTGCAGCAACGTCTTCGGCACCTCCAACGCGCCGGAGCTCATCGCCGTGAGCCTGTCCACGGGACAGGCCGTCCACCGGCACGTCTTCCCCGCGCAGGAGGGCGCCGGCTCCGGTTTCTGCAACGAGATTGCGCAGGACAAGGCCGGCAACCTCTACGCGACGGACAGCTTCCTCGGGCGCATCGTCCGCGTGCCCTCGGGGAAGCTGGACACCGACAACCCGGCGGAGGTCTGGGCTCGCTCCGATGCCTTCTATGGGCCGCAGGGACAGTTCGGCCTCAACGGGCTCACCTACGACGGAGCGTCCACGCTCTACGCGGTGAAGACGGCGGACGGGAAGCTGTTCCGCATCCCCATCGGCGCGGGCGGTGCGGCGGGCACCGTGCAGGAGGTGGTGCTGGACCGGCCGCTGGCGGGGCCGGATGGGCTGAAGTACTCCGCGTCGGCGGGGCTCGTGGTGTCCGAGCAGTACGCCACGGCCGTGTCGCGCATCGCCCTGTCGACGGACGGACGCGGCACGGTGACGAAGCTCCTGGAAGGGCTCAAGGACCCCACCTCCGTGGAGCTGGCCGAGGGCAGCGCGTGGGTTTCCGAGAGCCAGCTGACGCACCTCACCAGCGCCAACCCGCCGCCGCTGACGCTGCCCTTCTACGTCCGCCGCGTGTCCCTGCCCCAGCAGTAA
- a CDS encoding patatin-like phospholipase family protein encodes MTDRPATLVLSGGGAKGAFQVGAERVLREVHGFQWERVFGVSVGALNATLVAQQAYKELNDIWLNIRESDVYRRFPWAVIAIRIGLLRKLGLYDGTPLRDFILKNATGRPYVVPAHVGRVSLTSGLYELVSSDAKDFLDAVWQSATMPVIWEPIGSTYLVDGGLRNVTPLGDALEYGPTEIVVISCSSQKVEPAKAPNNILDVAVRALTDITINEILLNDVETFIRINDIVRQAYDEGVSLRRPDGTPYRYCRITVIEPAKPLGNTLDFSPEMIRMRMRHGEEMARSAMQPTGVGPGERAPQQPGPYSVPPLHA; translated from the coding sequence ATGACGGACCGTCCCGCAACGCTGGTGCTCTCAGGTGGTGGCGCGAAGGGCGCCTTCCAGGTGGGGGCCGAGCGCGTCCTGCGCGAGGTGCATGGCTTCCAGTGGGAGCGCGTCTTCGGCGTCTCCGTCGGCGCGCTCAACGCCACGCTGGTGGCGCAGCAGGCCTACAAGGAGCTGAACGACATCTGGCTCAACATCCGCGAGTCGGACGTGTACCGGCGGTTTCCCTGGGCCGTCATCGCGATCCGCATCGGGCTGCTGCGCAAGCTGGGGCTGTACGACGGCACGCCGCTGCGGGACTTCATCCTGAAGAACGCCACGGGTCGCCCCTACGTGGTGCCCGCGCACGTGGGCCGCGTGTCGCTGACGTCCGGGCTGTACGAGTTGGTCTCCAGTGACGCGAAGGACTTCCTGGACGCCGTGTGGCAGAGCGCCACCATGCCCGTCATCTGGGAGCCCATCGGCTCCACCTACCTCGTCGACGGCGGCCTGCGCAACGTCACGCCGCTGGGAGACGCGCTGGAGTACGGCCCGACGGAGATCGTCGTCATCTCCTGCTCCTCGCAGAAGGTCGAGCCGGCGAAGGCCCCGAACAACATCCTCGATGTGGCCGTGCGCGCCCTCACCGACATCACCATCAACGAGATCCTCCTCAACGACGTGGAGACCTTCATCCGCATCAACGACATCGTCCGCCAGGCGTACGACGAGGGCGTGTCGCTGCGCCGTCCCGACGGCACGCCCTACCGGTACTGCCGCATCACCGTCATCGAGCCGGCGAAGCCGCTGGGGAACACGCTCGACTTCTCGCCGGAGATGATTCGCATGCGCATGCGGCACGGCGAGGAGATGGCCCGCTCCGCCATGCAGCCCACGGGTGTGGGCCCGGGCGAGCGAGCGCCCCAGCAGCCGGGGCCGTACTCGGTGCCCCCGCTGCATGCGTAG
- a CDS encoding HEAT repeat domain-containing protein yields the protein MRDDDDLHQQRHGARPDDLASLRRLDAAMVRAGFRVAGKTVREWVADFARVRARWFDNGEAVSHVIAAGLGAVPVLVDTLRAKRLDVPPKADSSVRAQCIEALGSIEPLPTCAIPALLETLRTPSARVRWMVLAVLERMRPRPTAAVIRALLPCLQDKHDAQSRSRAARVLAQVDGALPAEVRRAAMARLMDSDRSVRRQALQVLGRFPGDAEVLTALEEQALLDDVNRLEALRILADLEPSRAFPLLLDVARRAAEDRPGDQRLGQMDAFVTVLARREEGMRALLLIARLGERAVSTLPELVGLRSLTPMATYANAAIDDLARDVLRRRAPPLAPERFHGAHVTALLRDVPPPREPDETPGKALARWAEDLREQGPDLIVRVALAAARRVLGLWEYQQPNTEGVRRAVMAMDRWVCQPAEALVQDARLAGYTVPSQFSSPDAFSAAWSVTYATRCLPSDAPGDAQREENEGDALGACVNAACRALSRQSVITWALGSSEESPTPLQPRQAAQEVRRAILDEVLPWALGTWDPVKDVVRLADTLRAGGAP from the coding sequence ATGCGCGACGACGACGACCTTCACCAGCAGCGACACGGAGCACGGCCGGACGACCTCGCGTCCCTCCGGCGCCTGGATGCCGCGATGGTGCGCGCCGGCTTCCGGGTAGCGGGCAAGACGGTGCGCGAGTGGGTGGCCGACTTCGCCCGCGTGCGCGCGCGGTGGTTCGACAACGGCGAGGCCGTGAGCCACGTCATCGCAGCGGGCCTGGGCGCGGTGCCGGTGCTCGTGGACACCCTTCGGGCGAAGCGGCTGGACGTCCCTCCGAAAGCGGACTCGAGCGTCCGCGCGCAGTGCATCGAGGCTCTCGGGAGCATCGAGCCTCTGCCCACGTGCGCCATCCCCGCGCTCCTCGAGACACTGCGCACGCCGAGCGCCCGCGTGCGGTGGATGGTGCTCGCGGTGCTGGAGCGGATGCGCCCTCGGCCCACCGCCGCCGTCATCCGGGCCCTCCTCCCCTGCCTCCAGGACAAGCACGACGCGCAGTCGCGGAGCAGGGCCGCGCGGGTGCTGGCGCAAGTGGATGGAGCCCTCCCGGCGGAGGTCCGTCGCGCCGCGATGGCCCGCCTGATGGACTCCGACCGGAGCGTGCGCCGCCAGGCCCTCCAGGTGCTCGGCCGCTTCCCCGGAGACGCGGAGGTGCTCACCGCGCTGGAGGAGCAGGCCCTCCTGGATGACGTCAACCGCCTCGAGGCCCTGCGCATCCTCGCGGACCTGGAGCCTTCCCGAGCGTTCCCGCTGCTGCTGGACGTGGCGCGCAGGGCGGCGGAGGACCGGCCCGGGGACCAGCGCCTGGGTCAGATGGATGCCTTCGTCACGGTGCTGGCGCGGCGCGAGGAGGGCATGCGGGCGCTGCTCCTCATCGCCCGGCTGGGCGAGCGGGCCGTGTCCACGCTCCCGGAGCTCGTCGGATTGCGTTCGCTCACACCGATGGCGACCTACGCGAACGCGGCCATCGACGACCTCGCGAGAGACGTGCTCCGCCGCCGCGCTCCACCCCTCGCGCCCGAGCGGTTCCACGGCGCGCACGTCACCGCCCTGCTCCGGGATGTGCCACCCCCACGGGAGCCCGACGAAACCCCGGGGAAGGCGCTGGCGCGCTGGGCGGAGGACCTGCGGGAGCAGGGCCCCGACCTGATTGTCCGCGTCGCCCTGGCTGCCGCGCGACGGGTGCTGGGGCTGTGGGAATACCAGCAGCCGAACACCGAGGGAGTCCGGCGCGCCGTCATGGCCATGGACCGCTGGGTGTGCCAGCCCGCCGAGGCGCTCGTCCAGGACGCCCGGCTCGCGGGGTACACCGTCCCCAGTCAGTTCTCGTCGCCAGACGCGTTCTCCGCGGCCTGGTCGGTGACGTATGCCACGCGGTGCCTTCCCTCGGACGCGCCCGGGGATGCACAGCGGGAAGAGAACGAGGGCGACGCGCTCGGCGCATGTGTCAACGCCGCGTGCCGCGCCCTGAGCCGCCAGTCCGTCATCACCTGGGCCCTGGGCTCCAGCGAGGAGTCCCCCACACCGCTCCAACCCCGACAGGCGGCACAGGAGGTCCGGCGAGCCATCCTGGACGAGGTGCTCCCGTGGGCGCTGGGCACCTGGGACCCGGTCAAGGACGTCGTCCGGCTCGCGGACACACTGCGGGCCGGCGGCGCCCCCTGA
- a CDS encoding nuclear transport factor 2 family protein, which translates to MTRTLGGVVAVLLSLLATPVWAQDAAAGGAPADVEATHNALRALKQDMEDALNTQDVDRLVKHLTPDVVFTTMNNDVRVGKDAIRAYYDEMMRGPNRVVEKLTAKFEVDDLTHLYGNTGVAWGSSKDHYVLTDGTDIVIDSRWTCTLVRQGDQWLISAFHYSTNVFDNPLLSKLKYYGAIFISVATLGALLAGFVIGRTRRPKATA; encoded by the coding sequence ATGACGCGGACCCTCGGCGGTGTGGTGGCGGTGCTGCTCTCGTTGCTCGCGACACCCGTGTGGGCCCAGGACGCCGCGGCGGGCGGCGCTCCGGCGGACGTGGAGGCGACGCACAACGCGCTGCGCGCCCTCAAGCAGGACATGGAGGACGCGCTCAACACGCAGGACGTGGACCGGCTGGTGAAGCACCTGACCCCGGACGTCGTCTTCACCACCATGAACAACGACGTGCGCGTGGGCAAGGACGCCATCCGCGCCTACTACGACGAGATGATGCGCGGGCCGAACCGCGTCGTGGAGAAGCTCACCGCGAAGTTCGAGGTGGATGACCTCACCCACCTCTACGGCAACACGGGCGTCGCCTGGGGCTCGTCGAAGGACCACTACGTGCTCACGGACGGCACGGACATCGTCATCGACAGCCGGTGGACGTGCACCCTGGTGCGCCAGGGCGACCAGTGGCTGATTTCCGCCTTCCACTACTCCACCAACGTGTTCGACAACCCGCTGCTCTCGAAGCTGAAGTACTACGGGGCCATCTTCATCTCCGTCGCGACGCTCGGTGCGCTCCTGGCGGGCTTCGTCATCGGCCGGACACGGCGCCCGAAGGCCACGGCTTGA
- a CDS encoding phosphatase PAP2 family protein has product MSGRPALFGLPRRGELLLTGSLALGFALFFLAVYGGASWVTGFYSGGLRVDLPFERHIPFVPAWAAVYVSMDVLLLLSLFVFRTWRDMVPFALALCAETVVGAVGYLVLPVEVAWPTRVVQGGWADIFFVADTLNLERNYLPSLHVAFACTAALAYAERSGGWARALWGLWATAIAASTLLIHEHHVVDVVAGALLAWGTWRFVAPRARREDFLAALRVEALCARELFRFSRRHLRYALIGLVLYRYSLGRWRRQARVARVGFCFLQLVDDVLDGDRAVKGEPLDWVDALLAELETGQGKDTGTAATLGRELLDSLEAPEARAHVFALMRTMRRDRERVRARRWLSADALLAQHRDTFRLSVDLMLHVASADVRASDVPSLIDAFGWCSTLRDLREDLEAGLYNVPAEVAEEVRGEGAEPGDYDALLGSNAGRAWVVAEYGRARVLLERSAEELSALEGRTGMPLLRLFHRSIEGFRARRLPRRLPFLREPAEVKPWPSGAVSGR; this is encoded by the coding sequence ATGAGCGGGCGTCCGGCGTTGTTCGGTCTGCCCCGGCGCGGGGAGTTGCTGCTCACGGGCTCGCTCGCGCTCGGCTTCGCGCTGTTCTTCCTCGCCGTGTACGGCGGCGCGAGCTGGGTGACGGGTTTCTACTCCGGCGGCCTTCGCGTGGACCTGCCCTTCGAGCGGCACATCCCGTTCGTCCCAGCGTGGGCAGCGGTCTACGTGAGCATGGACGTGCTGCTGCTGCTGTCCCTGTTCGTCTTCCGCACCTGGAGGGACATGGTGCCCTTCGCGCTCGCGCTCTGCGCGGAGACGGTGGTGGGCGCGGTGGGCTACCTGGTGCTGCCCGTGGAGGTCGCCTGGCCCACGCGCGTCGTGCAGGGCGGTTGGGCCGACATCTTCTTCGTGGCCGACACCCTGAACCTGGAGCGCAACTACCTGCCGTCGCTCCACGTCGCCTTCGCGTGCACGGCCGCGCTGGCGTACGCGGAGCGCTCGGGCGGGTGGGCGCGGGCGCTTTGGGGCCTCTGGGCCACGGCCATCGCCGCGTCGACACTGCTCATCCACGAGCACCACGTGGTGGACGTGGTGGCGGGCGCGCTGCTCGCCTGGGGCACGTGGCGGTTCGTCGCCCCCCGGGCCCGCCGTGAAGACTTCCTGGCCGCGCTCCGCGTGGAGGCGCTCTGTGCCCGCGAGCTGTTCCGCTTCTCCCGCAGGCACCTGCGCTATGCGCTGATCGGTCTGGTGCTCTATCGCTACTCGCTGGGCCGCTGGCGGCGTCAGGCCCGCGTGGCCCGGGTGGGATTCTGCTTCCTCCAGCTCGTGGACGACGTGCTGGACGGAGACCGGGCCGTGAAGGGCGAGCCACTCGACTGGGTGGACGCGCTGCTCGCGGAGCTGGAGACGGGGCAGGGGAAGGACACCGGGACGGCGGCCACGCTCGGGCGCGAGCTGCTCGACAGCCTGGAGGCTCCGGAGGCGCGGGCGCACGTCTTCGCGCTCATGCGCACCATGCGAAGGGACCGGGAGCGGGTGCGCGCGCGGCGGTGGCTGTCCGCCGACGCGCTGCTCGCGCAGCACCGGGACACCTTCCGGCTGTCGGTGGACCTGATGCTGCATGTGGCCAGCGCCGACGTGCGCGCCTCGGACGTGCCGTCGCTCATCGACGCGTTCGGCTGGTGCTCCACCCTGCGCGACCTGCGCGAGGACCTGGAAGCGGGGCTCTACAACGTGCCGGCCGAGGTCGCGGAAGAGGTGAGGGGAGAGGGCGCGGAACCGGGTGATTACGACGCCCTGCTGGGCTCGAACGCGGGGCGGGCCTGGGTGGTCGCGGAGTACGGCCGCGCCCGTGTGTTGTTGGAGCGCTCCGCCGAGGAGCTGTCCGCCCTCGAAGGGCGCACCGGGATGCCGCTATTGCGCCTGTTTCACCGCTCCATCGAGGGCTTCCGGGCGAGGCGGCTGCCACGCCGCCTGCCGTTCCTCCGCGAGCCGGCCGAGGTCAAGCCGTGGCCTTCGGGCGCCGTGTCCGGCCGATGA
- a CDS encoding fatty acid desaturase — MTSEGRDTPIPATLNVVLLASAMTACAGCLWLASHADAWAVRLMAAGVFSFVNNTVFSLLHEATHGVLHPSRRVNDGLGRVAATLFPTSFTMQRAFHLNHHRHNRTRLEQFDYFRPGDNRFLKRAQWYSILSGLYWLFVPVGAVAFALIPGLLHRLRGTGTHYGEQTGADAYLGRLEVAPGAAIRWEVLLAVAVQAGLVSALDLTVTGQALCYAAFAVNWSGLQYADHAWSPLHVRDGAWDLRVAAPVRWLFLNYHYHRAHHRHPHVPWLHLGRFVDSSAPRPSFLRVWLSMWRGPRPLPATVEDATSGPASFGTQPREEPLPLTVEAR; from the coding sequence ATGACGAGCGAGGGTAGGGACACGCCCATCCCGGCCACCCTCAATGTCGTGCTCCTGGCCTCCGCGATGACCGCGTGCGCCGGGTGTCTCTGGCTGGCCTCTCATGCGGACGCATGGGCCGTGCGGCTCATGGCGGCGGGGGTGTTCTCGTTCGTGAACAACACCGTCTTCTCGCTGCTGCACGAGGCGACGCATGGGGTGCTGCACCCGTCGCGCCGCGTGAATGATGGGCTCGGGCGCGTGGCGGCGACGCTGTTCCCCACGTCCTTCACCATGCAGCGCGCCTTCCACCTCAACCACCACCGCCACAACCGGACGCGGCTGGAGCAGTTCGACTACTTCCGGCCCGGGGACAACCGCTTCCTCAAGCGCGCGCAGTGGTACTCCATCCTCAGTGGCCTCTACTGGCTCTTCGTGCCGGTGGGCGCGGTGGCCTTCGCCCTCATCCCCGGGTTGCTGCACCGACTGCGCGGCACGGGTACGCACTATGGGGAGCAGACGGGCGCGGATGCGTACCTGGGCCGGCTGGAGGTCGCCCCGGGGGCGGCCATCCGGTGGGAGGTGTTGCTGGCAGTGGCGGTGCAGGCCGGGCTCGTCTCTGCACTGGACCTGACCGTGACGGGCCAGGCGCTGTGCTACGCGGCCTTCGCCGTCAACTGGAGCGGGTTGCAGTACGCGGACCATGCGTGGTCTCCGCTACACGTGCGCGACGGGGCGTGGGATCTGCGCGTGGCCGCGCCCGTGCGCTGGCTGTTCCTCAACTACCACTACCACCGCGCGCATCACCGACACCCGCACGTGCCCTGGCTCCACCTGGGCCGCTTCGTGGATTCGAGCGCTCCCCGGCCGTCGTTCCTGCGCGTCTGGTTGTCCATGTGGCGTGGGCCCCGACCGCTGCCCGCCACCGTGGAGGATGCGACGAGCGGGCCCGCATCGTTCGGTACGCAGCCGCGCGAGGAGCCACTGCCCCTCACCGTGGAGGCGCGATGA